The Anaeromyxobacter sp. Fw109-5 genomic interval GATGTCGCGGTGCAGCTCGCGGTCCTCGTCGAGGCGCGGAACGGCCTCGCGGATCCGCCGGTGCGCCTCGGCGACCTTCGCCGCGGGGCGCAGCGGGGCGCGGAGATCGAGCGCCTGGGCCGCCACGAGCAGCTCGATGGCGAGGCAGGTGCGGACGTTCTCGACCACCTGCCGCGCCTTGAGCGCCGCGGTCATGCCCATCGACACGTGATCCTCCCGCCCCGCCGAGGACGGGATGGAGTCCACCGAGGCGGGGTGGCAGAGGACCTTGTTCTCGGAGACCAGCGCCGCGCTCGTCACCTGCGCGATCATGAACCCAGAGTTGAGGCCATGGCGCGGCGCCAGGAACGGCGGCAGCCCCGAGAGCGACGGGTTCACGAGCTGCTCGACGCGCCGCTCCGAGATGGCCGCGAGGTGCGACGCGGAGATCGCGAGGACGTCCAGCGCGAGCGCCACCGGCTGGCCGTGGAAGTTGCCGCCCGACACGATCTCGCCGGTATCCGGGAAGACGAGCGGGTTGTCCGTGGCCGCGTTCACCTCGCGGCCCAGGGTGGCCCGGCAGAAGGCGATCCCGTCCCGGGCGGCGCCGTGGACCTGGGGCATGCAGCGGAGCGAGTAGGGGTCCTGCACCTTGTGGCATCCGGGCCCCTGGTGCGAGGCGTTCAGCTCCGACGCCGAGAGCAGGTCGCGCAGGCGCGCCGCCGCCGCGATCTGGCCGGGCTGGCCGCGGACGGCCTGGATCTCCGCGGCGAACGGGCGGTGCGAGCCGAGGAGCCCCTCGAGCGTCATCGCGCCGGCGAGGTCGGCGAGCGCGGCGAGCCGCTCGGCTCGGAGCAGCGTGAGCGTCCCGACTGCCGCCATCGCCTGCGTCCCGTTGACGAGCGCCAGCCCCTCCTTCGGCTGCAGCACGACCTGTGCGAGTCCCACGCGGCGAAGCGCCTCCCGCGAGGGCAAGCGCTCCGCGGCGAGGCGGTGGTGCTCGGCGGCGAGCGCAGGGGCAGCCGGATGAGGCTGCCCCGGAGCGAGGGGGGGCCTGGGGGGCGCAGCATCATCGCGCCCCCCAGCGGCGAGCGCAGGGGCAGCCGGATGAGGCTGCCCCGGAGCGAGGGGGGGCCTGGGGGGCGCAGCATCATCGCGCCCCCCAGCAAGAAGAAAGGCCTCCCCCTCGCCGATCAGCAGGAGGGCGAGATGGGCGAGGGGGGCGAGGTCGCCGGACGCGCCTACGGAGCCACGCTCCGGCACGACGGGGATCACCCCGCGCTCGAGGAGCGCGAGCAGGAGGTCCAGGGTCTCCTCCCGGATTCCCGAGACCCCCTTCGCGAGCACGTTCGCGCGGAGCAGCATGAGGGCGCGCGCCTCGGCGAGCGGGAGCGGCGCGCCGACCCCCGCGGCGTGGGAGAGGACGAGGTTGCGCTGCAGCCGCTCGAGGTCGGGGCGGTCGATGCGCACCTCCGCGAGCGTGCCGAACCCGGTGTTGATGCCGTAGTGCGGCTCGCCGTCCTCGAGGCGCGCCTCGACGAGCGCCCGCGACCGCCGCACCCGCTCGCGCGCGCCGGGGGAGAGCTCCGCCCGCGCGCGCCCCAGCGCCACCGCCTCGACCTCCTCCAGCGTGAGGGTGTCGCCGTCGAGGAGGACGTGGGTCCGGATCTCCTTGCCATTCGCGCCGTGGCTCATGTGCGCCTTCCCTATACCCGGGTCTCGGCCTTGTCCCGGGACGTGCGGCGAACGCCCCCTGCGAGGCGCCTGAGGAGGAGAGCTCCGACCGCGCGCCGGGGAGGTGGGAGCGCGTCGCACACCGGCGCGCCTCTTGCTCCGGCCACCGGGCATGGCGCACCGGCTGGCCCTGCTCCTCGTGCTGCTCGCGGCGCTCTCGGCTGCGCCGCTGCGCGAGATCCTGGAGACGCCCGCGGCACCGGGCTCATGCGCGCTCTCCGGACGCGGAGCGTACCCTCGTCACTGGCTCGGCTGCGCCGCGGACCCCGCGCCGGAGCGGCCGCTCGCCTCGGACGAGCGGCTCGCGCTCGGGCTTCCGGTGGACCCGAACCGCGCCACTGCGCGCGAGCTCGCCTTCGTCCCCGGGCTGTCGCGGCGACTCGCCGCCGAGGTGGTCGCGGACCGCACGCGCAACGGGCCGTTCCCCGACGTCGAGTCGCTCCTGCGCGTGCGGGGGATCGGCCCGAAGCGGCTCGCCCGGGCGCGGCCCGCCCTGGCGCTGGAGCCGTAGCGACCGGTCAGGGAGCTGGAGTACCCTGTCCCGCGCAAAAGGGACGGGAGGTAGAGCCTTTGAACATCCGCTGTGAACGCTGCTCGACCCTGTACGAGCTCGACGAGGCGCTGCTCGCGCCCGAGGGCTCGTCGGTGCAGTGCACTCGTTGCGATCACGTGTTCACCGCGCGGCCTCCCGCCCAAAGTGAGGGCCAAGGAGCGCCGCTCGCCGTTGCCGAGGTCCGCGCTCGCGACGACGTCGCCGCCGCTCCGCCTCCCTCGCGCGACGAGCCGGAGGACGTCCCTCCCTCTCCGCCGCGCGCTCCGCTCGCGGAGGGCGCGGGGACCCGCGAGCCGCGCACCGCGCGCGCCTCGACGCCGTCCGTCTATCGCCCCACCCCGGGTCCGGGCGCGGGCGTGCGCGCCCACCCGGTGCTGCGCCGCGACACCGTCGGCGCGTTCGAGTCCCGGCTCCGCTGGAGCGCGCGGTTGCGCTGGCTCGTTCCGGCCATCGCGGTCGGGGCGCTGCTCGTGAGCGCGGCCGGCTGGTTGCTGCTCCGCGGTCGCGTCGATCCCGGCGCGGCGAGCGCGCAGGCGGAGGCGCTCGCGCTCCTCGCCCTCGACGACGAGGGCAGCCTCGAGCGCGCCGTGGCGCGCCTCGACGACGCGCTCCGGCTCGAGCCGGGGCTCCGCTCCGCCGCCGCCGATCGCGCGCTCGTGCAGGTCGCGCAGGCGAGCGCGCTGCGCGAGCGATCGCAGGCCGTCGCCGCGGAGCACGCCGCCGGTCAGGCCGAGCGCGAGCGGGTCCTGCGCGAGCAGGCCCCGGGGTGGGAAGCCGCGGAGCGCGCCATGGCGGCGAAGGCGGCGGCCCTCGACTCCGAGTCCGTCGCCCTGGAGCAGCGCGCGCGGGCCCTGGTCGCCTCCGCCCGAGAGGCGCTGGGGCCGCTCGCGACCGAGCTGAAGGACGCCTCCGCCGTCGTGCGGGCCCGCGCGGCCATGCACGCCGCCGCGGGCGAGCGCGACGAGGCGCTGGCGCTCGCGAGCGCCGGCGGCTCGCCGGGCGAGCGCGACCCGTGGCTGGACCTCGTGGACGCGGCCGTCGACGCAGCGGACGCGCAGCGGCCGGCCCAGGAGCGGGCGGCCGTGAAGCTCGCCGCGCTCACGGCGCGGACCCCCGCGCTCCTCCGCGCCCGCCAGCTGCTCGCCCGCGTCCAGGCCGCGCTCGGAAGACCGGAGGAGGCCGGCGCGACGCTCGACCGCCTGCTCGCCGCGAACCCGCGCCACGAGGGTGCCAGGGCTGTGCGCGCGGCGCTCTCCGCCCGCGCCGCGGCGGCGGGCGCCCTGGCGCCGGAAGGGAACCTCTCGCCACTTCCGAGGAAGCCGATTGCCCAGCGCGCGCCCGGCACTGTCCCTGGAGCGCCCGCCTCGGGGTCCACCACCGCCGCTGCGCCGGTGCCGGATCCGGCCGGCGCCGGAGGCGGAGCGTCAGCCGTGGGTGGCGCGGCCAGTGCCCCCGTGGGCACCGCCGCCTCGACCTCCCGGGGTCCCGCGCAGAGCGGGCTCGCTCCGGCGAGCATCCCGGAGGTCGCTCCGGCCTCCGCGATGCCGCAGATCGCGCCCCCGGAGGTGCCGGAGAGCGGACGCCGACCCTCCCGCGAGCCGGCCGTCTACGACGAGCCGATCGGCGGCGGGTAGCGCCCCGCTGGAGCTCGCGAGCGTGGCCCGCGCGTTGCGAGGGCCAGGCTCGATGTCGACCCTCTTCTGGCTCTCCCTCGGGCTCGTCGCCTTCAGCTACGCCGGCTACCTCCTCGTCCTCCTCGTCTGGGACGGCTGCCGTGAGGCGCTCTCGGCCCTGCGCTTCGTCTCCGGCGGCGCAGATCGGCGCGCGCGGCGGGTCGACGAGGCGTGGCCGCGCGTCTCGATCGTCTTCTCCGCCTTCGACGAGGAGGCCTGCATCCGTCAGAAGATCGAGAACTGCCTCGCCCTCGACTATCCGCCGGACCGGCTCGAGATCGTGGTGGGCTGCGACGGGTGCACCGACGGGACCGCCCGCATCGCGCGCGAGGTGGGCGGGGACCGCGTGACCGTGCACGAGATCGCCCCGCGCGCCGGAAAGCCCTCGGCGATCACCAGGCTCGTGCCCGGCGCGAGGGGCGACATCGTCGTCCTCACCGACGCGAACGTGATGCTCGAGCCGGGCGCCGTCCGCGCGCTGGTGCGCCGCTTCGCCGATCCCGCGGTCGGCGCGGTGGTCGGGCGGCTGCGGCTCTACAACCCGACCCGCGCCGAGTTCGAGGAGAGCCTCTACTGGAAGTACGAGACGGCCCTCAAGTACTACGAGGGGAAGCACGGCGCGGTGCTGGGGGCGAACGGCGGGATCTACGCGATCCGCCGGGTC includes:
- the hutH gene encoding histidine ammonia-lyase yields the protein MPGGRSKRRAGVRRAPTSPARGRSSPPQAPRRGRSPHVPGQGRDPGIGKAHMSHGANGKEIRTHVLLDGDTLTLEEVEAVALGRARAELSPGARERVRRSRALVEARLEDGEPHYGINTGFGTLAEVRIDRPDLERLQRNLVLSHAAGVGAPLPLAEARALMLLRANVLAKGVSGIREETLDLLLALLERGVIPVVPERGSVGASGDLAPLAHLALLLIGEGEAFLLAGGRDDAAPPRPPLAPGQPHPAAPALAAGGRDDAAPPRPPLAPGQPHPAAPALAAEHHRLAAERLPSREALRRVGLAQVVLQPKEGLALVNGTQAMAAVGTLTLLRAERLAALADLAGAMTLEGLLGSHRPFAAEIQAVRGQPGQIAAAARLRDLLSASELNASHQGPGCHKVQDPYSLRCMPQVHGAARDGIAFCRATLGREVNAATDNPLVFPDTGEIVSGGNFHGQPVALALDVLAISASHLAAISERRVEQLVNPSLSGLPPFLAPRHGLNSGFMIAQVTSAALVSENKVLCHPASVDSIPSSAGREDHVSMGMTAALKARQVVENVRTCLAIELLVAAQALDLRAPLRPAAKVAEAHRRIREAVPRLDEDRELHRDIEAVCRLVDGGRLDV
- a CDS encoding glycosyltransferase family 2 protein, whose protein sequence is MSTLFWLSLGLVAFSYAGYLLVLLVWDGCREALSALRFVSGGADRRARRVDEAWPRVSIVFSAFDEEACIRQKIENCLALDYPPDRLEIVVGCDGCTDGTARIAREVGGDRVTVHEIAPRAGKPSAITRLVPGARGDIVVLTDANVMLEPGAVRALVRRFADPAVGAVVGRLRLYNPTRAEFEESLYWKYETALKYYEGKHGAVLGANGGIYAIRRVLFSPIAPDTIIDDFVIPVRIAVRGWKVPYEPDAVAHEETTEDAGREFVRRARIGAGDWQALVRVPDLLDPRSGFLFFSFVSHKLLRWMTPFLLAIALVTNVPLAAQPGAWLYRALLLGQLVFYGLALAGPRAVTGRLRRAVSLARYFVAMNAALAVGFWRFVRGTQRATWERTERVAPPPGVRAA
- a CDS encoding zinc-ribbon domain-containing protein — translated: MNIRCERCSTLYELDEALLAPEGSSVQCTRCDHVFTARPPAQSEGQGAPLAVAEVRARDDVAAAPPPSRDEPEDVPPSPPRAPLAEGAGTREPRTARASTPSVYRPTPGPGAGVRAHPVLRRDTVGAFESRLRWSARLRWLVPAIAVGALLVSAAGWLLLRGRVDPGAASAQAEALALLALDDEGSLERAVARLDDALRLEPGLRSAAADRALVQVAQASALRERSQAVAAEHAAGQAERERVLREQAPGWEAAERAMAAKAAALDSESVALEQRARALVASAREALGPLATELKDASAVVRARAAMHAAAGERDEALALASAGGSPGERDPWLDLVDAAVDAADAQRPAQERAAVKLAALTARTPALLRARQLLARVQAALGRPEEAGATLDRLLAANPRHEGARAVRAALSARAAAAGALAPEGNLSPLPRKPIAQRAPGTVPGAPASGSTTAAAPVPDPAGAGGGASAVGGAASAPVGTAASTSRGPAQSGLAPASIPEVAPASAMPQIAPPEVPESGRRPSREPAVYDEPIGGG
- a CDS encoding helix-hairpin-helix domain-containing protein, which codes for MAHRLALLLVLLAALSAAPLREILETPAAPGSCALSGRGAYPRHWLGCAADPAPERPLASDERLALGLPVDPNRATARELAFVPGLSRRLAAEVVADRTRNGPFPDVESLLRVRGIGPKRLARARPALALEP